In one window of Maribacter dokdonensis DSW-8 DNA:
- a CDS encoding endonuclease/exonuclease/phosphatase family protein, whose translation MKIITWNCNGALRNKFKHLLDFDADICVIQECENPLETKHTEYKNWAENHIWIGDTKNKGIGIFAKKGIELDKKNWTDVYRDLRVKHFLPCRVNNDFDLLAVWTHSNKSPTFGYIGQLWKYLQIHKPKLRKSLILGDFNSNVCWDKLDRWWNHSDVVKELEEIGIKSLYHHYWNEKQGEESQPTFFLHRKIEKPYHIDYIFGSLDFQNGIKKMEVGALEKWIVVSDHLPIVCEFKT comes from the coding sequence TTGAAAATTATAACTTGGAATTGTAACGGAGCTTTAAGAAATAAGTTTAAACACTTACTAGACTTCGATGCCGACATATGCGTAATTCAAGAATGTGAAAATCCATTAGAAACTAAACATACAGAATATAAGAATTGGGCTGAAAATCATATTTGGATTGGGGACACAAAAAATAAGGGAATTGGAATTTTCGCGAAGAAGGGTATAGAATTAGATAAAAAAAATTGGACAGACGTTTATCGAGACTTAAGAGTAAAGCATTTTTTACCCTGTAGAGTCAATAATGATTTTGATTTATTGGCAGTTTGGACTCATAGTAATAAATCACCAACATTTGGTTACATTGGTCAATTGTGGAAATATCTTCAAATTCACAAACCGAAACTCCGCAAAAGTTTAATTCTGGGAGATTTTAATAGCAATGTGTGTTGGGATAAATTGGACAGATGGTGGAATCATTCGGATGTGGTAAAAGAACTTGAAGAAATAGGAATTAAAAGTCTTTATCACCACTATTGGAATGAGAAGCAAGGCGAAGAATCTCAACCAACATTTTTTCTTCATCGGAAAATAGAAAAACCTTATCATATTGATTATATTTTTGGGAGTTTGGACTTTCAAAATGGAATCAAAAAAATGGAGGTTGGTGCTTTGGAAAAATGGATTGTGGTTAGCGACCATTTACCAATTGTTTGTGAATTCAAAACGTAA